The region TGGATTGTGGCGATACCGGGCCGAGTGTCACCAACGTTCCGCAGCAATCCGGTGAAGGTGGCACGCGCTCTAACTGCTGCTTTGAGTACTGCTAATGGGCCCGGTGTACTGATGGGCAAGTGGTTCGGAGACCTAAGCGACGGAACTGATCCTGCGGCGTGGTGTGGTTCGGTCAGGATCTTGCAGCAATATTTCGCGACCAGTGAACCAGTCCGCTATGGACTGTGCTGGGTGTATGCTGGAATTTGTGCAACCGTTTGTCGCGCACTTGGTATACCGTGTCGCGTTGTCACCAACTTCGAGTCAGCCCACGAAGGAGAGTCCTCACTGAcggttgatttttttgtggACTGCGAGAACCAAACTGTACCTGTTTTTACGGATGATTCCGTATGGAGCTATCACGTGTGGAACGAGGTGTGGTTGAAACGAATCGATTTGAACAATCCAAAGTATGACGGATGGCAGGCGATCGATGCAACACCGCAGGAGCTGTCCGATGTAATGTTCAAACTGGGTCCTGCACCGCTCTCCGCGATCAAGGACGGAGAGGTGCTTCTCCTGTACGATGTGGATCTCATTTACTCGGAGGTAAACGCAAACAAGATCTACTGGTCGATAGATAACGAGCACCAGACCGCACCGATGCCGTTACTTGTCGATACGAAGAGCATTGGGAAGAATATCAGCACGAAGGCTATCGGGAGTAATACGCGGGAAGATATCACACATCAATACAAGTACGAGGAAGGATCAGCAAGGGAGCGCGAAGTGATGCAAGCGGTGCTCAAACAGACAAGTCAGCGGTTCGTCAGCTCCGCCATGGAGGCTTACCAGGCCGCTAGCGATGCTATAGAGCTAGAGCTGAAACCTTTCAGCAAAAACATCCTTGGTCAACCATTCCGATTGCAGCTGTTAATGAAAAATGTGACCGATATGCCGCAAGAAATATCAGGAACGCTGATTCTGCAACACTCTGACTATACAGGCAAGTTGACGAAGCTGATACGTAACATTCGCTTGAACCAGATCGTGGGTCCCAATCTGGAGATCCCTTGGATGGTGGAGCTTAGCTACGATCAGTACCGGAGTATTGAGTTCGATCAGTGCTGCATCCGGGCTTACTGTATAGCCGAGTTAAAGGGTTGTCGCAAGAAGACTTTTCTCGAAGAAAAGTTCTCCATGGAATCACCTCGTATCGAGATGCGGCGCATTAGTGGATCAAAGCCCGGATCGATATTGGTCACAAGCGAGCTGAAGAACCCGCTTCCCGTTCCGCTGACTGATGCAAGTTTTTTATTTGAAGGATCCCGGTACTCTGAAACGCTGGAAATAAGGGTAAGTGAAGTGTACCACCAGCAAGCAATGATTGTTAGAATGTGTTCTCATTTTCCAATTGATAGTTTccttcggtggcggtgaatgAAACCGTGAAAGCAGCATACCCGATCAACCACCTACACAAAGGCAATGCAGTGATTACGGTATCATTTGTTGCAAAGGAGCTCAAAAACGTTAGCGGACATCTATCGTTCGATGTGTAACTGTGCAATAAATTCCATCCGAAATTATGTATTCCGATTCCGTCTAAATGCAAGCAAACAATCCGTGTCCGGACTTTGGGTGGATTCATTACAATAATTGATGACGTATTGGCGCACGAGTGGCGTCATTAAGCCCTCGTGGCCCTCGTGGCCCTCGGGCGTCGATATGTTTTAGCAATGACATCATCTCGCGACGCACAATTGGATGTGGTGCctcgcgaaccaccaccgttacccCTTTTTCGACACTCAACCTGTCATCCATTGTCGCGGTCAATTCATCACACGCGAAACGCGTTGATTCATCGTACTATGCTGATTTGATAAATGACCTTATGCTGTGGTGTCTCGTGCCCCAGAGGATCCTCCTAAGCATACCGGGGAAGGAAGACTGAGCGAGAGCgcaaggcagagagagagcgcgagagaaggGTTCTCCAAACTCCGGTTACTCTCTGAACATTCGCTAGTAAATTCCTGCTCAGCATCCGCGTACATTTCAAGATCGTGTTGAAGATCGCGTCAAGAGCACTAGCGGAGGGCTGCGGGTAAGATACGGAGACGCGGCGCATACACAATAGAGCGCGTGCCGGTGAGCAAGCGAAGCGGCGTTCGAAACGATCGCAGATGAATCTCATCGTTCAACGTGCGCGGTTTTGCGATCAATCCCTTGGTTCCCTAGTGGTGTATTAGCGAAGATTGTTGTGGAGTTGCCGCGCTTACTGGTAGAATGAGTTACTTGTACGATTATGTGGAACGGTATCTGCCAACCTCGTGGCGTAGGAAACGTATCCGTCGGCCATACATTTTGTCCTCACCGGAGTGTAAGTAACCAGCATTATTGTATTCGtggtttagtgttttttcattcatctggATGATGTGCTTGTGTCGATATGAAGCTAGTACAACGAACAAGTTCTATGTCAGATAATTTTACTGACCACTGTCCAGCAAACTCAATTTATCCACGTACGTGATCGGTGCGCGGTGGTCAATTATCGATGTAAGAGCATGTTTGAACACTTTGATCACCGACTAAAAATATCTCGGTCGCCTCTCATTCCCCGAGGAACAGCATTTGAGATAATACAGTGTTACCTAACAGTTACTGGAGGCATTATTCTAGTGGCTAACGGCGGCCGTTGTGACAGTGATCGGACTAAATGGGATACGACAAATCGGAATCGTAGTAAAAACAGCTCACCCGGAGCGCACCTGAATGGTCATTAAAGGCATGCGTGGTGCGTAATATGCAAAACGAATGGGAACGAATTCAGAACTCGATGTGGAGGAGTCTACTGTCTTCCGGGATCCGAGGATCGAATGCATGCAGTCAGCGTCGTCGCTGGCTGTGCGTCAGTCGATAGTCAAGCACATTTCATGGTCGTAACAGATGGTAATATGCGGCGATGATTTCATAATTCCTCCAAGACAAGGACACTGTACGTCCATGCCAGCAGATTCCAGCAGCGCGGCAAAAAGTAAATTGTTAGGTGAACCGTCAATTtgcaacgagctgctgctgcaccgtgacCGTGGTTGCTTCTTGTGCGAATGTTTACTCACTATTTGGTAAACATTGCCAATCTGGATGCTGGCGTCAATAGCATACCATTGGCACCGTTCGATGATGTGTGGTCTTACATGACCATCCAGTGGAAAAGATTTGACCTTGTTGTATTTTTGGGAATGCAGTTTACGATGGGTTCGCTATGTGGCCGTCTCTTTTTGCTGGTATATGCTTCTCCATTTCGGAGATTAGTGTTTCGGAAATTAATAGACGTTTAGCCCTATTCGTGTGGCGGATGGTAGGCGTTAGACCTCACAGTGACCATAGAGGGTTGGATCTCTCTGTTTGTGAGAGAAACGTCTCCAGCTAGAGATCTGGCTACATATGGAGTCGCTAGAGGTGAGCTTCTACCACAGAAGACGCATTTGAATGCTGATTCCACTTTGGATCATCCCCGCCGCACGTAGGAGGAACGCTCGATTAAACAGAGATCGATCTACGCTACACGAATAGACCGTATAGAGATTAGAAGGCGGCTTAAAAGTGTTCTAAAAACATTGTGAAAATAGCATCTTCTGATTCTTGAAACTCCCCGTTCTACTCGTTGCATCCACAAGGTGGCAGGAGGTGTGgtgccaaacaacaaacacttcaGACGATCCTCTAGTGCACCGCAAACACGATTCGATAGGTCGCCTGGTGCACATGTGAACGATTGCGTCCTCGAATTTTATTGTATGTTAATGTGGCGGCAAGCACGTCACGAACAGCGCGCACTGATGTGACCACCATGTCTGtggcgttggttggtgttccACGCCTTTAACTGCCTCCTCCAAGAGCGTAGAGTAAATCTCGTAGCTCGTTGTGTGGTGTGAAAGTGAAGGTACGTGACGCCTCTGGATCGGCATCGATCCACGCCCAGCCGATTGTTCCATTCATAATCTTACGCACCGCCGGTAGTTGTCGAAGCGCTCAttaatggaaagcaaacaaaacgattcACCCGGTTTCAGGTCGGAAGCGACAACACGACTGCCAGATGATTATCATGAGAAGCAGCAAAGTGCCTCCGGTTATTAATTGGATGTTGATTGATGGCGCCCCAGAGAGTATGAAATTAATTGCCATTACCGGGTTCACGTTGAACGCGCTCATTCTATCGCGGATGATATAATCTGTACCTCACGAATTCGTTCGCACACGACGGTACCGCATCCACGATGGTCAGCGTGTGACTCGATCAAATATATGCAAATGTCTTTAAATCACACCATTGGCATTGAACCATCGGCCGAGGGGCTCTGATTGATCGTAAGCAAGCGGCAAATGTTAACAAGCTGTGGGTCATGCGGTGACGGCGGTTAACCATCGCGACTGACCACCGTAGCGAACGGGCGGAACTGATTCAAATTTCTAACGCTCTTACCGGATGCTGGAATGACCAAGACATTCCTTGCTGTACAGTACTTGCGCGTACGTGACTCAAGTAAGAACGGGGGGAATCCAATTGAATTGTGAATCCGTTTGACGAACGctcttttttaatgattcaCACCTTAATGCTTCTGGCAAAGTCGCGCTTCTCTCGAATGTGCATCGATAATATGTTCGGTAAGCAAATGACAAGTAGCATTCAAATGAAAGTGCATTCTTCGCTTGATGACAGAATGACTAATAAACCAATCACGCAATTGTTTGTGCGAATGAATGAAGTAATCAGTGGCTCCAGTTGTTACAGTATCCAACGACAAGTGATTGGACGGACAAGTCACAGCTTTTGCATTAATAGAATCAAAGCTTAATGATGGCTCCCTCGTGATGATTACATTATGTAACGCGTGTCCTCTGCGAAATGCACCGTTaataattgattgttttctcCTACAGATACCGTATCCGGGGATGTATTAACGGTGTGTTCGGTTGATCTGTGCATTGAAGAAAATGGTAAGTCCCATCATACCAAGCGTTTCTCGCTCATGACCCGCGATGAGTACAGTGGCAAGATACCGAAGCTGGTGGTGCGCCGTGGTCAAGCGTTCCGGTTGCGAATATTCTGTGATCGACCGTACGATCGGAGCCGTGATGCGATGAGTTTGATCTTTACCGTCGCCGACGAGGATCAGCCGACGCACGGACACGCAACGCTCGTTGGCATTCCGGTTAATCAGTTTCCTTCGCAACTGGGTGATCCGTTGGAATGGGGTGCCGGTATTGAGGCGATCCGTGGTGACATGATGGAGATCGTGGTGAAGCCGGCCGCCAATGCTCCCATCGGTCGCTGGAAGCTCGATTTCGATACGAAGCTGTTGAGTGATGCGTTCGGTCGCAGCTACTCACTTCCCCAGCCGTTCTACGTACTCTTCAATCCGTGGTGTTCGGATGATCAGGTTTACATGGAAGGTAAATTTCACGGAACCATTCTCCGGCTTATCATCATAAGAGGAAAATAATGGCAATGTGGATTTCGTTACAGATAAGGCTCATCGGCATGAGTACATCTTGAGCGACACGACACTCATCTATCGAGGATCGTACAATCGCGTGCGGCCGTCGGTGTGGAAGTTCGGTCAGTTCGATGAGCACGTGCTCGATTGTGCCTTGCTGTTGATAGCGAAAATTGGCAAAGTAAGTGCAACGCATCGTGGCGATCCGGTACGTGTTTGTAGGGCAATTTCTGCGGCTGTCAACTCTCCGGACGACGATGGGGCGCTGTTGGGTAACTGGAGTGGAGATTTCTCCGGTGGAACTCCACCAACCAAGTGGGTCGGCTCGGTGGAGATCCTGCAACAGTTctacaaaaagcaaaaacccgTCAAGTACGCCCAGTGTTGGGTGTTTGCTGGTGTCGTCTCAACAAGTATGTACATGACACGTTCTGATTGCGACCCAAAGGGATGCGCTAACTAAACCGACTGATTTCTTAGTTGCTCGAGCAATCGGAATACCATCGAGAGTGGTCACGAACTACTCATCTGCCCATGACACGCAGGCATCGCTGACGGTTGACTACTTTGTGGACAAACGGGGACAAATTATGGAGGAAATGAGTTCCGATTCCATCTGGAATTATCACGTGTGGAACGAGGTGTGGATGCTACGGCCGGATCTGGGTATCAGCTCGGATGGTGATTACGGTGGCTGGCAGGCGATCGATGCTACCCCGCAGGAATCGTCCGATGGGATGTTCCGCTGTGGACCGGCGTCGGTGCTTGCCGTGAAGTTGGGTGAAGTGTTGAAACCATACGATAATAACTTTCTGTTTGCGGAAGTGAACGCCGATAAGGTGTTTTGGCGCTACACCGGACCCCAGCATCCGTTGAAGCTACTGCGCAAGGATGTGCTCGGTATCGGGTTGTTCATCAGCACCAAAGCCGTCGGACTCTGGGAGCGCGAGGATATCACGTCGAGCTACAAGTTTGCCGAAAAATCAGAAGAAGAGCGTGCAACGATGCTGAAGGCACTGAAGCAAGCCAACAGTTACTTCAGTCGATTCTATCTGAACGAGGAGTTCAACGAGGTTTACTTTAACTTTGAGCTACGTGATGATATTAAGATTGGAGAATCATTCACCGTGGTAAGTTGTACTGCTAGAACTCAATTTCACTCTTTTCCTCTTACTACGTGTGCGTTCTGCCTAGATTCTTCTGGTGAAAAACCGTTCTTCCGAGAAGGAACATAACGTCGATGGATCGTTGCACGTGGACACCATACTGTACACCGGCAAAAACCGTGAGAGTGTAAAGGTCAACACGTTTTCGATAACGCTCGATCCCGGCACGGAACAGTCCGTTGAAATGTTGGTCGAGTTCGATGATTATTATCGCAAGTTGCGTGATCAGGCAGCGTTCAACATATCCTGCATGGCTACCGTGCAGGATACGGAGTTCGAGTTCTATGCGCAGGATGATTTCCGTGTGCGAAAACCAGACATCAAGATTCACCTTCTTGGCACACCCGTCTCGCAGGCACCGCTGGAGGTAGAGATAACGTTGGAGAATCCTCTCCCAATACCGCTTCGCAAAGGGTTGTTCCACGTGGAAGGATCGGGCATTGGAAAACCGTTGCTATTCAAGGTGCGATCATGGCCTTCTGTTTGAATTGTCTTATTTCTTACTAACGAACACTGTATTCTACTGTAGCATCCGGAGATCGCAGCAGGGGAGAAGATTTCCAACACATTCACCATGACACCACCGTACTCCGGTCGTTTGACCATTGCTGCCAAGTTCGTCTCGAAGGAGCTGGATGATGTTGACGGATTTTTGGCCTTTGAAGCGGCTCCTCGGCCGGAAGATGTGATTTTGGAGACGGAAAGCAATGAAATTATCGCACGCACGGACGTAATAGACTAGGGAATGCCAAAGAACACCTGCCATAAAACATCCGATCCGCCCTTGTGCAATGCCCTCTCTTAACCAACTGCCAGTGAATGGGAGCCAAACGTCTGTATTAACACTGTTCAATACTTTATTTAATAAACGTAATAACTGTAAATGAATAACCTTTTTAATGAAGACTCGAGCACACGTACATCTTCAGCCATCCTGATCGTTCTtcgaatcgaagcgaatcCTTTACCTATAGCCCCTTGCCGTATTCCGGTTTAGGATTTGTTTCCAAATATAAATCCCCTCTGGCGGTGTCTGGGGTGGGATCACCCATTGGGACTGGATTCGTACGGCACTTGGAATCACGCAGCTCATCCATACTCTTACAAGGATACGCTTTAAACCCTTTCGGATTCCGTATCGATTCGGCATAGTACTCATACGATCGGCCATGGCTACAGGCGCCCACGAGATCGTCAATAGTGTTGCAGCCCGGTTGATTCACTCTTCCTCCGTTGGGCCAAAAGTCAACGTGACCGAGTGACTTATCGTGTCCCAACAGTCCCGCACAGGTATGCACAACATCAACGAACTGCGCATCACTAGGATCCAGCAATTTGGTGGGCTGCTGATCGGTAAAGCCAGGTAACGCAGGATCTAGTCCAGTGATCCGCCCTACCTTTCCTCTGGTTACCGAATGACCCGCAAAACCAGACGTATGCGCACCGAGACTGTGGCCGATTATGTGCACGTCGTTGAGATCCATCCCACGGTCCAGCACCATACGGTCGATCAGCCCTCCGACATGTCTACCGACGTCCCGTGTCGACATGGCCGAACGGAAATACACGGCATCGGACGCTAATGGTTCCCAGTCGACCACTGCGGAGAATCGTTCGAGAATCAGAATCAGAGCTTTCCCTCACTCACATTTCCTTACCGATCACGTTCATATCCTCCTTTTCCAGATAATTGTTTTTGATGTTCTGACTGACCGGGCTTTTAATTGAGTTCATCCAGCCGTGTATGACAAATTTTGTGGGCAGTTTAGGGTCGTAGGACTCATCCAGGGCCAACGGTGTAGCGAAATCGTTCACAAACCGGAACCGACTTCCATTCGCCCGAGTGGCTCTGCAAACGCCCCAAAAATGGGTTAAGGATCGCACTCGATAGCTGACCCTCTGTGGCCTCCGCTCCATCCATACTTACTCGCGGTAGTAGTAAAAGTTGACATCTTCGTTCATGTTACCCCTTCGCTCGCTGCGTGCCGtgtcgttcggttcggtcaggTCCACGATGTGCGGGGTACCGGTATCATCCGGCATGAACATCCACGTAACGCCATAGTTCGGATCAATCGCCTTCAGCTGTGCTATGTCGCAGTTGACTGAAACGATAAAGAGAAGCAAATGGTTAGGGTGAAAATTTAGCTTCCGTACTTTGAACCAAAGAGCAACCGACGTTGCAACAGCTCCCTCAGGAATACATATTGACACATTAGCTGGATAATGTATTCGATCATTCTGCCCGAACGGTACGAATTTGCTGCGTAGACTGAGTGTTCTAGGTGTCTACAGCGGTATCTAGCCGCTCACATCACAAACCCCAACGGTAGAC is a window of Anopheles aquasalis chromosome 2, idAnoAquaMG_Q_19, whole genome shotgun sequence DNA encoding:
- the LOC126573317 gene encoding annulin-like isoform X2, with protein sequence MSYLYDYVERYLPTSWRRKRIRRPYILSSPEYTVSGDVLTVCSVDLCIEENGKSHHTKRFSLMTRDEYSGKIPKLVVRRGQAFRLRIFCDRPYDRSRDAMSLIFTVADEDQPTHGHATLVGIPVNQFPSQLGDPLEWGAGIEAIRGDMMEIVVKPAANAPIGRWKLDFDTKLLSDAFGRSYSLPQPFYVLFNPWCSDDQVYMEDKAHRHEYILSDTTLIYRGSYNRVRPSVWKFGQFDEHVLDCALLLIAKIGKVSATHRGDPVRVCRAISAAVNSPDDDGALLGNWSGDFSGGTPPTKWVGSVEILQQFYKKQKPVKYAQCWVFAGVVSTIARAIGIPSRVVTNYSSAHDTQASLTVDYFVDKRGQIMEEMSSDSIWNYHVWNEVWMLRPDLGISSDGDYGGWQAIDATPQESSDGMFRCGPASVLAVKLGEVLKPYDNNFLFAEVNADKVFWRYTGPQHPLKLLRKDVLGIGLFISTKAVGLWEREDITSSYKFAEKSEEERATMLKALKQANSYFSRFYLNEEFNEVYFNFELRDDIKIGESFTVILLVKNRSSEKEHNVDGSLHVDTILYTGKNRESVKVNTFSITLDPGTEQSVEMLVEFDDYYRKLRDQAAFNISCMATVQDTEFEFYAQDDFRVRKPDIKIHLLGTPVSQAPLEVEITLENPLPIPLRKGLFHVEGSGIGKPLLFKHPEIAAGEKISNTFTMTPPYSGRLTIAAKFVSKELDDVDGFLAFEAAPRPEDVILETESNEIIARTDVID
- the LOC126573326 gene encoding pancreatic lipase-related protein 2, which encodes MAVVWRILKFLVFLRLVNCDIAQLKAIDPNYGVTWMFMPDDTGTPHIVDLTEPNDTARSERRGNMNEDVNFYYYREATRANGSRFRFVNDFATPLALDESYDPKLPTKFVIHGWMNSIKSPVSQNIKNNYLEKEDMNVIVVDWEPLASDAVYFRSAMSTRDVGRHVGGLIDRMVLDRGMDLNDVHIIGHSLGAHTSGFAGHSVTRGKVGRITGLDPALPGFTDQQPTKLLDPSDAQFVDVVHTCAGLLGHDKSLGHVDFWPNGGRVNQPGCNTIDDLVGACSHGRSYEYYAESIRNPKGFKAYPCKSMDELRDSKCRTNPVPMGDPTPDTARGDLYLETNPKPEYGKGL
- the LOC126573317 gene encoding annulin-like isoform X1, with the protein product MGSRLSTYWRDFRVWSCNPTSRKAINDAPYMIDGGRIVAGYPLAKAINGMVDSTDTVSGDVLTVCSVDLCIEENGKSHHTKRFSLMTRDEYSGKIPKLVVRRGQAFRLRIFCDRPYDRSRDAMSLIFTVADEDQPTHGHATLVGIPVNQFPSQLGDPLEWGAGIEAIRGDMMEIVVKPAANAPIGRWKLDFDTKLLSDAFGRSYSLPQPFYVLFNPWCSDDQVYMEDKAHRHEYILSDTTLIYRGSYNRVRPSVWKFGQFDEHVLDCALLLIAKIGKVSATHRGDPVRVCRAISAAVNSPDDDGALLGNWSGDFSGGTPPTKWVGSVEILQQFYKKQKPVKYAQCWVFAGVVSTIARAIGIPSRVVTNYSSAHDTQASLTVDYFVDKRGQIMEEMSSDSIWNYHVWNEVWMLRPDLGISSDGDYGGWQAIDATPQESSDGMFRCGPASVLAVKLGEVLKPYDNNFLFAEVNADKVFWRYTGPQHPLKLLRKDVLGIGLFISTKAVGLWEREDITSSYKFAEKSEEERATMLKALKQANSYFSRFYLNEEFNEVYFNFELRDDIKIGESFTVILLVKNRSSEKEHNVDGSLHVDTILYTGKNRESVKVNTFSITLDPGTEQSVEMLVEFDDYYRKLRDQAAFNISCMATVQDTEFEFYAQDDFRVRKPDIKIHLLGTPVSQAPLEVEITLENPLPIPLRKGLFHVEGSGIGKPLLFKHPEIAAGEKISNTFTMTPPYSGRLTIAAKFVSKELDDVDGFLAFEAAPRPEDVILETESNEIIARTDVID
- the LOC126573319 gene encoding annulin-like isoform X2, whose translation is MCNEQNGKALHTDRYEMMARCNAKQLVVRRGAPFNVQLHCNRAFNEQEDTIVLSMVVEVIGNDKISYGGGTVVQLPLASQLTSASDEWSATLMESKLDPATGKAIATVQVFISSMASVSAWNLIVRSRLDSTNETHQKEAPSAVYVLFNPWCRNDFVYLEDDAARQEYVVNDSTLIWRNSPTEEGAYAWNLGQYERDILDCALWIVAIPGRVSPTFRSNPVKVARALTAALSTANGPGVLMGKWFGDLSDGTDPAAWCGSVRILQQYFATSEPVRYGLCWVYAGICATVCRALGIPCRVVTNFESAHEGESSLTVDFFVDCENQTVPVFTDDSVWSYHVWNEVWLKRIDLNNPKYDGWQAIDATPQELSDVMFKLGPAPLSAIKDGEVLLLYDVDLIYSEVNANKIYWSIDNEHQTAPMPLLVDTKSIGKNISTKAIGSNTREDITHQYKYEEGSAREREVMQAVLKQTSQRFVSSAMEAYQAASDAIELELKPFSKNILGQPFRLQLLMKNVTDMPQEISGTLILQHSDYTGKLTKLIRNIRLNQIVGPNLEIPWMVELSYDQYRSIEFDQCCIRAYCIAELKGCRKKTFLEEKFSMESPRIEMRRISGSKPGSILVTSELKNPLPVPLTDASFLFEGSRYSETLEIRFPSVAVNETVKAAYPINHLHKGNAVITVSFVAKELKNVSGHLSFDV
- the LOC126573319 gene encoding annulin-like isoform X1; translation: MMRKVDTTSIGVWPKGKVVAKQTESELLKVEAIDMCNEQNGKALHTDRYEMMARCNAKQLVVRRGAPFNVQLHCNRAFNEQEDTIVLSMVVEVIGNDKISYGGGTVVQLPLASQLTSASDEWSATLMESKLDPATGKAIATVQVFISSMASVSAWNLIVRSRLDSTNETHQKEAPSAVYVLFNPWCRNDFVYLEDDAARQEYVVNDSTLIWRNSPTEEGAYAWNLGQYERDILDCALWIVAIPGRVSPTFRSNPVKVARALTAALSTANGPGVLMGKWFGDLSDGTDPAAWCGSVRILQQYFATSEPVRYGLCWVYAGICATVCRALGIPCRVVTNFESAHEGESSLTVDFFVDCENQTVPVFTDDSVWSYHVWNEVWLKRIDLNNPKYDGWQAIDATPQELSDVMFKLGPAPLSAIKDGEVLLLYDVDLIYSEVNANKIYWSIDNEHQTAPMPLLVDTKSIGKNISTKAIGSNTREDITHQYKYEEGSAREREVMQAVLKQTSQRFVSSAMEAYQAASDAIELELKPFSKNILGQPFRLQLLMKNVTDMPQEISGTLILQHSDYTGKLTKLIRNIRLNQIVGPNLEIPWMVELSYDQYRSIEFDQCCIRAYCIAELKGCRKKTFLEEKFSMESPRIEMRRISGSKPGSILVTSELKNPLPVPLTDASFLFEGSRYSETLEIRFPSVAVNETVKAAYPINHLHKGNAVITVSFVAKELKNVSGHLSFDV